One segment of Rosa chinensis cultivar Old Blush chromosome 6, RchiOBHm-V2, whole genome shotgun sequence DNA contains the following:
- the LOC112172510 gene encoding dual-specificity RNA methyltransferase RlmN, whose product MQSPRKTTPFRSIFDAGALKSELENSGIKPSFMPYIWKQVIQNPSAQLDQIPSLPSAAYPLLNSKFKTLTSSVHSATDSSDHLTTKLLIKLQNGALVEAVIMRYDSSLGKHNGKSHHGGARSTLCVSSQVGCKMGCTFCATGSMGFKSNLTSGEIVEQLVHASRISPIRNVVFMGMGEPLNNYNALVEAIHVMTGLPFQLSPKRITVSTVGIIHAINKFHNDLPGLNLAVSLHAPVQEIRCQIMPAARAFPLVKLMDSLQQYQKNSQQKIFIEYIMLDGVNDEEEHAHQLGKLLDTFQVVINLIPFNPIGSLSKFKTTAEEKVSVFQKILRGTYGIRTTVRKEMGQDISGACGQLVVNLPNKRSSDPLTDIEDLQVR is encoded by the exons ATGCAAAGTCCTCGCAAAACGACGCCGTTCCGGTCAATTTTCGACGCCGGAGCTCTGAAATCAGAGCTGGAAAACTCCGGAATCAAGCCCAGCTTCATGCCCTACATATGGAAGCAGGTGATCCAAAACCCCTCCGCCCAACTCGACCAAATCCCCTCCTTGCCCTCCGCCGCATACCCTCTTCTCAACtccaaattcaaaaccctaaccTCCTCCGTCCACTCCGCCACCGACTCCTCCGACCACCTCACCACCAAGCTCCTCATCAAGCTCCAG AATGGCGCTCTGGTGGAGGCCGTGATCATGAGGTACGATAGCAGCTTGGGGAAGCACAATGGCAAGTCCCACCACGGCGGCGCAAGGTCCACCTTGTGCGTGTCGTCTCAG GTTGGTTGTAAAATGGGTTGCACGTTCTGTGCCACTGGGAGTATGGGGTTTAAGAGCAATTTGACCTCTGGGGAGATTGTGGAGCAGTTGGTTCATGCTTCTCGCATTTCGCCTATACGCAATGTTGTTTTCATG ggaaTGGGGGAACCGTTGAACAACTATAATGCCTTAGTGGAAGCAATTCATGTCATGACTGGATTACCATTTCAGCTGTCGCCAAAGAGAATCACAGTGTCAACG GTTGGTATTATTCATGCTATCAACAAGTTCCATAATGATCTCCCTGGACTGAATTTAGCAGTTTCACTGCATGCACCTGTCCAAGAAATTCGTTGTCAGATAATGCCTGCAGCTCGGGCCTTTCCCTTAGTAAAACTTATGGATTCACTGCAACAATATCAAAAGAACAG TCAGCAGAAAATTTTCATTGAATACATAATGCTTGACGGAGTGAACGATGAAGAAGAACATGCGCACCAGCTTGGGAAATTGCTAGATACATTTCAAGTG GTAATTAATTTAATACCTTTTAACCCAATTGGTAGTCTGAGCAAATTCAAAACCACTGCCGAAGAAAAAGTATCTGTTTTTCAGAAGATTCTAAGAGGTACGTATGGCATCCGAACAACCGTTCGCAAGGAAATGGGTCAGGACATAAGTGGAGCGTGTGGTCAGTTGGTGGTGAACCTACCCAATAAGAGGTCAAGTGACCCTCTAACTGATATAGAAGATCTTCAGGTCAGATAG
- the LOC112170761 gene encoding F-box/LRR-repeat protein At3g59190-like, whose product MNCKRIESTRFCDLPDEVLEHILSFLTIEDLARVGCVSKRYSKLHPSTQSLSLDESTDASIFTCDQRKRLLGSWERVLIRRGCNKLQCFRFSWCYHDHDEGKPESCCPKDLNSWMVKFIDNVVRCNVEELHLKINQRITQAAYVEFPVGRCKSLKHLSVKGMKTNIKTPLSSASFSNLERLELTLVCIPDEGIFKWISHSCKCIKELRLEDLYGFQNKSATIESPSLKSFTFILNKDYNLSNYNLYVTCEKLEDACILLGKPCSTGKYGGALLFSAPSLKNLKWTGHVMMFQNLSEVMSLEKAEIELDPGVKFDDVFNLFHGIRSVKVLDLSERTMKCLCEGDLTAEQLQLHNVCCLRIRGLSLMDDDVHAMVSLLKRMPNLATLRIEAGRTGSRYRSSSYGNMSIWELQKLALHNLKEVTIQLSSGNNGISFTQYLLHHGLQLQKMVIYYLPEQSYEVRRHKWPRTTNAKVVFHVREDKYESIDNVFDLLDRDVYPSEQILIQRYDPIAKV is encoded by the coding sequence ATGAACTGCAAGCGAATCGAGTCAACCAGATTTTGCGATCTTCCAGATGAAGTGCTGGAACACATTCTTTCCTTCCTTACCATTGAAGACCTCGCTCGAGTCGGTTGTGTTTCGAAAAGATACAGCAAGCTTCATCCATCAACTCAGTCATTAAGTTTAGATGAATCCACTGATGCAAGTATTTTCACATGTGACCAGCGGAAACGACTATTGGGTTCCTGGGAGAGGGTCTTGATTCGACGTGGATGTAATAAGCTACAATGCTTTCGGTTTTCTTGGTGCTATCATGATCACGATGAAGGCAAACCAGAAAGCTGCTGCCCCAAGGACCTGAATTCGTGGATGGTCAAGTTTATCGACAATGTGGTAAGGTGTAATGTTGAAGAGCTTCATCTTAAGATAAACCAACGTATTACACAGGCAGCATACGTGGAATTTCCTGTTGGTCGTTGCAAATCGTTAAAGCATCTATCTGTCAAGGGCATGAAAACAAATATTAAAACACCCCTTAGCTCCGCTTCTTTTTCTAATCTCGAACGCTTGGAGTTGACACTAGTTTGTATACCAGATGAGGGGATTTTCAAATGGATCTCACATTCTTGCAAATGCATCAAGGAATTACGGTTGGAAGACTTATATGGTTTTCAGAATAAGAGTGCTACCATTGAAAGCCCATCTTTGAAATCGTTTACTTTTATTTTGAATAAGGATTATAATTTATCCAATTACAATCTCTATGTCACCTGTGAGAAACTTGAAGACGCATGCATCCTTTTGGGGAAGCCGTGCTCCACAGGTAAATACGGTGGAGCGCTATTATTTTCTGCACCAAGTCTTAAAAATTTGAAATGGACTGGACACGTGATGATGTTCCAAAACTTGAGCGAAGTCATGAGTTTAGAAAAAGCTGAGATTGAGCTAGATCCCGGGGTGAAGTTTGACGATGTATTCAATCTGTTTCATGGTATTCGAAGTGTTAAAGTTCTGGATTTATCCGAAAGGACCATGAAGTGTCTGTGCGAGGGAGATTTAACGGCAGAACAACTACAACTACATAATGTTTGTTGTTTAAGAATTCGTGGTTTAAGCTTAATGGATGACGATGTCCACGCTATGGTCTCCCTTTTAAAAAGAATGCCAAACTTGGCTACTTTGCGCATAGAGGCTGGCCGGACTGGAAGCAGATATAGATCATCATCTTATGGCAATATGTCAATCTGGGAGTTGCAAAAGCTTGCTTTACATAACCTAAAGGAGGTGACAATACAGCTTTCCAGTGGAAATAATGGAATCAGCTTTACACAATATCTCCTCCATCACGGTCTACAATTGCAGAAAATGGTCATCTATTATTTACCGGAGCAATCTTATGAAGTCAGAAGGCACAAATGGCCAAGGACTACGAATGCTAAAGTTGTCTTTCACGTGCGAGAAGATAAATATGAGAGCATAGATAATGTGTTTGATTTGCTTGATAGGGATGTTTATCCATCGGAACAAATATTGATTCAGAGATATGATCCCATCGCTAAAGTCTAA
- the LOC112173814 gene encoding eukaryotic peptide chain release factor subunit 1-3 has protein sequence MSDGPETDKNIEIWKIKKQIKELEAARGNVTSMISLIIPPRDQISRVTKMLGEEFGTASNIKSRVNRQSVLGAITSAQERLKRYNKVPPNGLALYTGTIVTDDGKEKKKTVAIEPFRPINASLYLCDNKFHIEALNELLESDDKFGFIVMDGNGTLFGTLSGNTREVLHKFSVDLPKKHGRGGQSALRFARLRMEKRHNYVRKTAELATQFYINPASSQPNVSGLILAGSADFKTELSQSDMFDPRLQAKILNVVDVSYGGENGFNQAIELSVEILSNVKFIQEKKLIGKYFEEISQDTGKYVFGVDDTLKALEMGAVEILIVWESLDINRYELKHSSTGEIIVKHLNKEQENNQSNFRDAETNAELEVQDKMSLLEWFANEYRRFGCSLEFVTNKSQEGSQFCRGFGGIGGILRYQLDMRSLDEFSDDGEVYDDSE, from the coding sequence ATGTCGGATGGTCCGGAGACTGATAAGAACATTGAGATATGGAAGATTAAGAAGCAGATCAAGGAACTTGAAGCTGCAAGGGGTAATGTCACCAGCATGATTTCTCTTATCATCCCTCCCCGTGATCAAATATCTCGTGTTACTAAGATGCTTGGCGAAGAGTTTGGAACTGCTTCAAATATTAAGAGTAGGGTGAATCGTCAATCCGTTCTAGGGGCCATTACGTCTGCTCAGGAGCGGCTCAAGCGTTACAATAAGGTTCCTCCAAATGGGCTTGCTCTATATACAGGAACAATTGTTACTGATGATggcaaggaaaaaaagaagacagTTGCTATTGAGCCTTTCAGGCCTATTAATGCGTCTCTTTACCTCTGTGATAACAAGTTCCATATTGAAGCTCTGAATGAACTCTTGGAATCTGATGACAAATTTGGTTTCATTGTCATGGATGGTAATGGAACTCTTTTTGGGACACTAAGTGGCAACACAAGAGAGGTGCTTCATAAATTTAGTGTTGACCTGCCAAAGAAACACGGAAGAGGAGGACAGTCAGCTCTTCGTTTTGCTCGTCTTCGAATGGAGAAGCGTCACAACTATGTTAGGAAGACAGCAGAGCTTGCCACACAGTTTTATATTAATCCTGCCTCCAGCCAGCCTAATGTTTCAGGATTAATACTTGCTGGATCAGCTGACTTCAAAACTGAGCTTAGTCAGTCAGATATGTTTGATCCTCGTCTGCAGGCCAAGATTCTGAATGTGGTGGACGTTTCTTATGGAGGAGAGAATGGCTTTAATCAGGCTATTGAATTGTCAGTAGAGATCCTGTCCAATGTGAAGTTCATACAGGAGAAGAAGTTGATTGGAAAATACTTTGAGGAGATTAGTCAGGATACTGGCAAGTATGTTTTTGGTGTAGATGACACACTCAAAGCTTTGGAGATGGGCGCTGTTGAGATACTTATTGTGTGGGAAAGTCTGGACATCAATAGGTATGAGCTAAAACATAGCAGTACTGGGGAGATCATTGTGAAGCATTTGAACAAGGAGCAGGAGAACAATCAGAGCAACTTTCGTGATGCTGAGACCAATGCAGAATTAGAGGTTCAGGACAAGATGTCACTATTGGAGTGGTTTGCTAATGAGTACAGGCGGTTTGGGTGTTCTCTTGAGTTTGTGACCAACAAATCACAAGAGGGGTCACAGTTCTGCCGAGGCTTTGGAGGGATTGGAGGAATTCTCCGGTACCAGCTTGACATGAGGTCTTTAGATGAGTTTTCTGACGATGGTGAagtttatgatgattctgaatAG
- the LOC112172147 gene encoding interferon-related developmental regulator 1 isoform X1: MSRRRGFSNMRAKGSLHPPNAMRKKGKQKAGGRTVADEYEDELPEKLTQVPRPCPSGPISTYLVEGLYEKRGDKREETLTFMIEGLNRNLSKNLLEEKFATFLYRCLNSVKKGSTKEVNNSFHVIGLLATIVGCEDKLSEIYRELLPVLSEALKSGSTTIKILDCLAIVAFFGATNPDETESAMHIIWEYLNPESGYDVNTKNNSAELLVAAVYAWLFLLSSMEGFRLSYTYWKGAISYFANLLDHDNKLVCGAASEALALIFETGSLEKFWNEENGSSPSYSQMQQSLGAHLLKKVKCAYKNLRTENNADKIRNVVRYFESSHVLAESLVVKGKVLTLSSWYQIIQLQFLKRFLADGFKKHMEENEKLQNLFEFDPRKSKNLGPELYVATTDKIYVRFFMPEERDQYMLTKEQRKKDRLRRSSIVDKAKTQLMTKHRLLSKELKSCDYD, translated from the exons ATGAGTAGGCGTCGCGGGTTTTCGAACATGAGAGCAAAAGGAAGTCTTCATCCTCCAAATGCCATGAGGAAAAAAGGCAAACAAA AAGCTGGAGGAAGAACTGTTGCTGATGAGTATGAGGATGAGTTACCGGAAAAACTGACTCAGGTTCCTCGTCCCTGCCCCTCGGGGCCAATTTCTACTTACTTAGTAGAAGGGTTATATGAGAAAAG GGGAGATAAGCGAGAGGAGACACTAACCTTTATGATTGAAGGCTTAAATAGAAACCTAAGCAAAAACTTGCTGGAAGAGAA gTTTGCTACCTTTCTATACAGATGCTTGAACTCTGTGAAGAAAGGTTCTACCAAGGAGGTGAATAATTCATTTCATGTGATAGGCTTGCTGGCAACAATAGTTGGTTGTGAAGATAAACTCTCTGAAATATATAGAGAGTTGCTTCCTGTACTTTCCGAAGCTCTGAAATCTGGGTCCACAACAATAAAG ATATTGGATTGCTTGGCTATTGTTGCTTTCTTTGGTGCAACCAATCCAGATGAAACAGAGAGTGCCATGCATATTATATGGGAGTACCTCAATCCCGAGTCAGGTTATGAT GTCaacacaaaaaataattcagCGGAGTTACTAGTTGCCGCAGTATATGCTTGGTTGTTTCTTCTTTCAAGCATGGAGGGATTTAGACTCAGCTACACCTACTGGAAAGG GGCCATTTCATACTTCGCAAATTTACTAGATCACGACAACAAATTAGTATGTGGAGCAGCTAGTGAAGCATTagctttaatttttgaaactggCTCTCTTGAAAAGTTCTGGAATGAAGAAAATGGTTCAAGCCCCAGTTATTCACAAATGCAACAATCACTTGGAGCCCATCTTTTAAAGAAAGTTAAATGTGCTTACAAAAATCTACGAACTGAGAATAATGCAGACAAAATCCGCAATGTTGTAAGATATTTTGAG AGTTCTCATGTCCTGGCAGAATCTTTAGTGGTCAAAGGGAAAGTACTAACGTTGTCATCATGGTATCAAATAATTCAG CTGCAGTTTTTGAAGAGGTTTCTAGCTGATGGATTTAAAAAACATATGGAG GAAAATGAGAAGCTTCAGAATTTGTTCGAATTCGATCCTCGTAAAAGCAAGAATTTAGGTCCAGAGTTGTATGTGGCTACTACTGATAAG ATCTATGTGCGCTTCTTTATGCCTGAAGAAAGAGATCAATACATGCTAACGAaggaacaaagaaagaaagacagGCTTCGG AGGAGCTCCATTGTAGACAAAGCCAAGACACAATTGATGACAAAACATCGTTTGTTGTCAAAG GAACTAAAAAGCTGCGACTATGATTGA
- the LOC112172147 gene encoding interferon-related developmental regulator 1 isoform X2 yields MSRRRGFSNMRAKGSLHPPNAMRKKGKQTGGRTVADEYEDELPEKLTQVPRPCPSGPISTYLVEGLYEKRGDKREETLTFMIEGLNRNLSKNLLEEKFATFLYRCLNSVKKGSTKEVNNSFHVIGLLATIVGCEDKLSEIYRELLPVLSEALKSGSTTIKILDCLAIVAFFGATNPDETESAMHIIWEYLNPESGYDVNTKNNSAELLVAAVYAWLFLLSSMEGFRLSYTYWKGAISYFANLLDHDNKLVCGAASEALALIFETGSLEKFWNEENGSSPSYSQMQQSLGAHLLKKVKCAYKNLRTENNADKIRNVVRYFESSHVLAESLVVKGKVLTLSSWYQIIQLQFLKRFLADGFKKHMEENEKLQNLFEFDPRKSKNLGPELYVATTDKIYVRFFMPEERDQYMLTKEQRKKDRLRRSSIVDKAKTQLMTKHRLLSKELKSCDYD; encoded by the exons ATGAGTAGGCGTCGCGGGTTTTCGAACATGAGAGCAAAAGGAAGTCTTCATCCTCCAAATGCCATGAGGAAAAAAGGCAAACAAA CTGGAGGAAGAACTGTTGCTGATGAGTATGAGGATGAGTTACCGGAAAAACTGACTCAGGTTCCTCGTCCCTGCCCCTCGGGGCCAATTTCTACTTACTTAGTAGAAGGGTTATATGAGAAAAG GGGAGATAAGCGAGAGGAGACACTAACCTTTATGATTGAAGGCTTAAATAGAAACCTAAGCAAAAACTTGCTGGAAGAGAA gTTTGCTACCTTTCTATACAGATGCTTGAACTCTGTGAAGAAAGGTTCTACCAAGGAGGTGAATAATTCATTTCATGTGATAGGCTTGCTGGCAACAATAGTTGGTTGTGAAGATAAACTCTCTGAAATATATAGAGAGTTGCTTCCTGTACTTTCCGAAGCTCTGAAATCTGGGTCCACAACAATAAAG ATATTGGATTGCTTGGCTATTGTTGCTTTCTTTGGTGCAACCAATCCAGATGAAACAGAGAGTGCCATGCATATTATATGGGAGTACCTCAATCCCGAGTCAGGTTATGAT GTCaacacaaaaaataattcagCGGAGTTACTAGTTGCCGCAGTATATGCTTGGTTGTTTCTTCTTTCAAGCATGGAGGGATTTAGACTCAGCTACACCTACTGGAAAGG GGCCATTTCATACTTCGCAAATTTACTAGATCACGACAACAAATTAGTATGTGGAGCAGCTAGTGAAGCATTagctttaatttttgaaactggCTCTCTTGAAAAGTTCTGGAATGAAGAAAATGGTTCAAGCCCCAGTTATTCACAAATGCAACAATCACTTGGAGCCCATCTTTTAAAGAAAGTTAAATGTGCTTACAAAAATCTACGAACTGAGAATAATGCAGACAAAATCCGCAATGTTGTAAGATATTTTGAG AGTTCTCATGTCCTGGCAGAATCTTTAGTGGTCAAAGGGAAAGTACTAACGTTGTCATCATGGTATCAAATAATTCAG CTGCAGTTTTTGAAGAGGTTTCTAGCTGATGGATTTAAAAAACATATGGAG GAAAATGAGAAGCTTCAGAATTTGTTCGAATTCGATCCTCGTAAAAGCAAGAATTTAGGTCCAGAGTTGTATGTGGCTACTACTGATAAG ATCTATGTGCGCTTCTTTATGCCTGAAGAAAGAGATCAATACATGCTAACGAaggaacaaagaaagaaagacagGCTTCGG AGGAGCTCCATTGTAGACAAAGCCAAGACACAATTGATGACAAAACATCGTTTGTTGTCAAAG GAACTAAAAAGCTGCGACTATGATTGA
- the LOC112174097 gene encoding eukaryotic translation initiation factor 3 subunit A encodes MSRRDSRDSDSRRHRSRFDREPSPKRYRRDEQDNKDRVFEKSNLEDAKKTDQEVQDQKQCHRLQDALPLESPLGSDAKVESGAPRKESDTKPSGHQELAKNSSDATEAPRSRSYFQKHDERGGAGQAVRSSGRGSTSEHGRRRDSKDHHDDKTVSKTTNDSRLRNEKPNGDESRTWRHDRHSEMEADLPAARKRPAFREKKVPLESENTEKPAVETAKSSHPDRSMEGSRKKEERGDNRRHFDRSEKQFGGDRVRYKGEAQRGAFPSRERYTNGGAGRNYRGRDRFGERQGYHSTGGRVEKWGHDLYHEANRSPTPKNEEDQIAKVEALLAS; translated from the exons ATGTCCCGACGAGACAGTCGCGATTCTGATTCCAGACGACACCGTTCCAGGTTCGACAGGGAACCCAG TCCCAAGAGGTATAGGAGGGATGAGCAAGACAACAAAGATAGAGTCTTCGAGAAGAGTAATTTGGAGGATGCAAAGAAGACTGACCAGGAGGTCCAGGATCAAAAGCAGTGCCACAGGCTGCAAGATGCATTGCCGCTCGAGTCCCCATTAGGATCCGATGCCAAGGTGGAAAGTGGGGCTCCCAGGAAGGAGTCTGATACGAAACCCAGTGGACATCAAGAGCTAGCCAAAAACTCCTCTGACGCAACTGAAGCACCCCGGTCTCGATCTTATTTTCAG AAGCATGATGAGCGTGGTGGTGCCGGGCAAGCTGTTCGAAGCTCTGGTCGTGGTTCAACTTCTG AACATGGACGCCGGAGGGATTCAAAGGATCACCATGATGATAAGACAGTGAGCAAAACAACTAATGATTCACGGCTAAGAAATGAGAAACCTAATGGTGATGAAAGCAGGACCTGGCGTCATGATCGTCACTCAGAAATGGAGGCTGATCTACCAGCTGCAAGGAAAAGACCCGCTTTCAGGGAGAAGAAAGTTCCACTGGAGTCTGAAAATACTGAAAAACCAGCAGTAGAGACTGCAAAGTCAAGCCATCCTGACCGTTCGATGGAAGGAAGTAGAAAGAAGGAGGAAAGAGGTGACAACCGACGCCACTTTGATAGATCTGAGAAGCAATTTGGAGGGGACAGGGTGCGTTACAAGGGAGAAGCGCAGAGAGGTGCCTTTCCTTCGAGAGAAAGGTACACCAATGGTGGTGCTGGCCGCAACTATAGGGGAAGAGATAGATTTGGTGAGAGGCAAGGGTATCATTCTACTGGTGGTCGTGTTGAGAAATGGGGACATGATTTATATCATGAGGCTAATAGGAGTCCAACACCAAAAAATGAAGAGGATCAAATTGCGAAGGTAGAAGCACTTTTGGCTTCATAG
- the LOC112170762 gene encoding uncharacterized protein LOC112170762: MAVCPWAFLGGLDMASAPPPTAPKSRTFASILANSTEAAISLSQLPSPVVRGDKIYVKINESLYQEQLKQFKTNLIGRLLLHKGSKPLKADALKGLLAALWQPSKPWRLVPLGKGYFDIHFATEEDLRRVWSGGTCTLPDGIFRLTQWKPDFVPGDTFPQTHAQIWVRIYGLSQDYWHQQHLMEIARGVGTPLQIDKATRERQFGYFARVLIDVDLAGDLPPTLMVERETHCFPIEVVYENVCTHCGRVGHMVDQCRFLKSSNKEQNAQEQKVVKKPSRIGRQEYRPKTAVNNVSEQNLDTTPQVQHSPEVANHDQITKFAEDVLTEAVDQELDCIADLVINEPIVNKMPESCKGNMTPLINKNKIAILASKETEAVVDIIPNEFALVVGTTILEDPTVHITDEDDEVDSDNEMCDDEVNSNMEQKISSAQPTNPLSSHSGQSWHDMVEEENLIDLVDLPTGAPPGFEHVATLAKDVSLITGQGVNENTENGFTPVLSKSQQKKQRRQATQALARETPYPKRDRTKNKKYNQ; encoded by the coding sequence ATGGCTGTTTGCCCCTGGGCATTCTTGGGAGGCCTGGACATGGCCTCTGCGCCTCCTCCAACAGCCCCAAAATCACGCACTTTTGCATCTATCCTCGCTAACTCAACAGAGGCTGCTATATCTCTTAGCCAACTACCATCTCCGGTTGTTCGTGGGGATAAAATTTATGTCAAGATCAATGAATCCTTATATCAGGAGCAATTAAAGCAATTCAAAACCAATCTTATtggtcgtcttcttcttcataaggGTTCTAAACCTCTTAAGGCTGATGCCCTAAAAGGGTTGCTTGCTGCTCTCTGGCAGCCCTCAAAGCCATGGCGTCTTGTACCTCTCGGTAAAGGCTACTTTGACATTCATTTTGCCACAGAAGAGGATCTCCGTAGGGTATGGAGTGGAGGTACTTGTACTCTTCCTGATGGAATTTTTCGCCTAACTCAGTGGAAACCGGACTTTGTACCAGGAGATACCTTTCCTCAAACTcatgctcaaatttgggttcgGATTTATGGGCTGAGTCAAGATTATTGGCACCAACAACATCTTATGGAAATCGCTCGGGGTGTCGGAACTCCATTGCAAATTGATAAAGCCACAAGGGAAAGGCAATTCGGGTACTTTGCTCGAGTCTTGATTGATGTGGATCTTGCAGGCGACTTACCACCTACTTTGATGGTTGAGCGGGAAACTCATTGTTTTCCGATTGAAGTGGTCTATGAGAATGTGTGTACTCATTGTGGGAGGGTTGGTCACATGGTTGATCAATGCAGGTTCTTGAAGAGCTCTAACAAAGAGCAAAATGCTCAAGAACAAAAGGTTGTTAAAAAGCCTTCTCGCATTGGGCGTCAAGAGTATCGTCCCAAGACGGCTGTAAACAATGTTTCTGAGCAAAATTTGGACACTACCCCTCAGGTGCAACACTCCCCTGAGGTTGCAAACCATGATCAGATTACTAAATTTGCAGAAGATGTTCTCACTGAGGCCGTTGACCAGGAACTGGATTGTATTGCAGATCTAGTCATTAATGAACCCATAGTCAACAAGATGCCTGAAAGTTGTAAAGGCAACATGACTCCTCTTATCAATAAGAATAAAATTGCCATCCTTGCAAGCAAGGAAACTGAAGCAGTGGTTGACATTATTCCTAATGAATTTGCTCTAGTTGTTGGAACAACTATTTTGGAGGACCCTACGGTTCATATTActgatgaggatgatgaagtTGACAGTGATAATGAAATGTGTGATGATGAGGTGAACTCCAATATGGAGCAAAAGATTTCCAGTGCCCAGCCAACCAACCCCCTTTCTTCACATAGTGGTCAGAGTTGGCATGATATGGTGGAAGAGGAAAATCTGATTGATCTGGTAGATTTACCTACGGGTGCTCCCCCAGGATTTGAACATGTTGCAACTTTAGCCAAGGATGTCTCATTAATTACTGGTCAAGGAGTTAATGAAAATACAGAAAATGGTTTCACACCGGTTCTCTCTAAGTCTcaacagaaaaaacaaagacGACAAGCTACTCAAGCTCTTGCTCGTGAAACTCCTTATCCAAAGAGGGACagaacaaagaataaaaagtaCAATCAATGA